Proteins encoded in a region of the Wenzhouxiangella sp. XN201 genome:
- a CDS encoding DUF3307 domain-containing protein — protein sequence MFTANQIVAHLVGDYILQSDWMVREKGSSTLAATVHVVFYTLPFLLITQSPAALAIIAGTHFVIDRWRLARFLIWAKNRPWPGSRPWSECRKTGYPPELPAWMATWLMILVDNILHILINGAAIYYFG from the coding sequence ATGTTTACCGCGAACCAGATCGTCGCCCACCTGGTCGGGGACTACATTCTGCAAAGCGACTGGATGGTGCGGGAGAAGGGCTCCAGCACACTGGCGGCGACCGTACATGTCGTCTTCTACACGCTACCGTTTCTGCTGATTACGCAAAGCCCGGCCGCACTGGCCATCATCGCCGGAACGCACTTTGTCATCGATCGCTGGCGTCTGGCCCGCTTTCTGATCTGGGCCAAGAACCGGCCCTGGCCAGGCAGTCGCCCCTGGTCGGAGTGTCGGAAAACCGGCTATCCGCCTGAACTTCCGGCATGGATGGCGACCTGGCTGATGATCCTCGTCGACAACATCCTGCATATCCTGATCAACGGCGCGGCGATCTACTACTTTGGCTGA
- a CDS encoding cyclic nucleotide-binding and patatin-like phospholipase domain-containing protein, with protein MSINPRIHDLIGRYFDLDSDEIEPVLEAFRQETLTGGEWLFRQGDPGDSLYFLVRGRLQVWIDQESDDNVTNQTLVGEVMPDETVGEISLLTGQPRSAGIRAARDSQLLKIDRAEFDQLAERYPRMTMKLAGSIAARLQRRTSGNSASTRRLTNICLVPITSNSRIEAFVGELVNALGKFGAVLDLSPDKLGHAGAPVTALDTSSEIPPALPGWLDEQEDRHRFVVYRAHAATSPWSQLAVRQADMVLLLADTTAQPQPQAWETVFDSKDDAFRLAQHALVLVHPAEQGEIRGTRAWLEQRDVNFHLHAFSGHRPDVERVARVVAGRALGLVLGAGAARGFSHIGVYRALTEAGVEIDWIGGSSIGAILGAAMAKKHSPEAVYQAAYEGFVVGKPFSNYTLPLVSLLSGRRMMKATRKLLPGRIEDLPLPFFCLSSNLDSGSINIHTSGPIDRAVQATAAMPGALPPAVVNRHLAVDGAVLNGLPVDVMRRCPVGEVVAVDLSSRKTYEVDYEELPSAWTLLRSRWLPFGRRYRVPGLVTLLLKSTEIGSVIRVREQGKQADLLLNPDVRKFGMTQVAAFERIVEAGYREALEKLPDWLSQRKASPGATQPK; from the coding sequence ATGAGTATCAACCCTCGCATCCACGATCTGATCGGACGCTATTTCGACCTGGACAGTGACGAGATAGAGCCGGTCCTGGAAGCCTTCAGGCAAGAAACACTCACCGGCGGGGAATGGCTGTTCCGACAGGGCGATCCGGGTGATTCGCTGTACTTTCTTGTTCGCGGCCGGCTACAGGTGTGGATCGACCAGGAGTCGGATGACAATGTCACCAACCAGACCCTGGTCGGCGAGGTAATGCCCGACGAAACCGTCGGCGAGATCAGCCTGCTGACCGGTCAGCCGCGCTCCGCCGGTATTCGGGCTGCTCGCGACAGCCAGCTGCTGAAGATCGACCGCGCCGAATTCGATCAACTGGCCGAACGCTATCCGCGCATGACCATGAAGTTGGCGGGCAGCATCGCCGCGCGTCTACAGCGACGCACCTCCGGCAACTCGGCGTCGACGCGACGACTGACCAATATTTGCCTGGTCCCGATAACCAGCAATTCGAGGATCGAGGCCTTCGTCGGGGAACTGGTCAACGCGCTCGGCAAGTTCGGTGCTGTACTGGATCTCAGCCCGGACAAGCTCGGCCACGCGGGTGCGCCCGTGACGGCGCTCGACACCAGCTCCGAAATACCGCCCGCGCTGCCGGGCTGGCTGGATGAGCAGGAAGATCGTCACCGCTTCGTGGTCTACCGCGCCCACGCCGCGACGAGCCCCTGGTCACAGCTGGCGGTTCGGCAAGCGGATATGGTGCTCTTGCTGGCCGACACCACCGCACAACCCCAACCGCAGGCCTGGGAGACCGTGTTCGACAGCAAGGACGATGCCTTTCGCCTCGCTCAGCATGCCCTGGTGCTCGTCCATCCAGCCGAGCAGGGCGAGATCCGCGGTACGCGCGCCTGGCTGGAACAACGCGATGTCAATTTTCACCTGCATGCCTTCTCGGGCCATCGTCCAGATGTCGAGCGGGTCGCCCGGGTGGTCGCTGGCCGAGCCCTGGGCCTGGTGCTCGGTGCCGGGGCAGCGCGCGGGTTTTCGCACATCGGCGTCTATCGCGCCCTGACAGAGGCCGGCGTCGAAATCGACTGGATCGGGGGATCCAGCATCGGCGCCATCCTGGGCGCCGCCATGGCGAAGAAGCATTCCCCCGAAGCGGTTTACCAGGCCGCCTACGAAGGGTTCGTCGTGGGCAAGCCCTTCAGCAACTACACACTGCCGCTGGTTTCGCTTCTGAGCGGCCGGCGCATGATGAAAGCGACCCGAAAACTGCTCCCCGGCCGAATCGAGGATCTGCCGCTTCCCTTCTTCTGTCTGTCGAGCAACCTCGACAGCGGGTCCATCAACATCCACACCAGCGGCCCGATCGACCGGGCCGTGCAGGCGACCGCCGCCATGCCCGGCGCCTTGCCGCCGGCTGTCGTCAATCGACACCTCGCAGTCGACGGCGCCGTACTCAACGGGCTGCCGGTCGACGTCATGCGTCGCTGTCCCGTCGGTGAGGTGGTGGCAGTGGATCTGTCGTCACGCAAGACCTACGAGGTCGACTACGAAGAGCTGCCGTCGGCCTGGACGCTGCTGCGCAGCCGCTGGCTGCCGTTTGGCCGGCGCTACCGGGTTCCCGGCCTGGTCACCTTGTTGCTCAAGTCGACTGAAATCGGAAGCGTCATCCGGGTCCGCGAACAGGGCAAACAGGCCGACCTGCTGCTCAATCCGGATGTGCGCAAGTTCGGCATGACCCAGGTCGCGGCCTTCGAGCGCATAGTCGAAGCAGGCTACCGGGAGGCGCTCGAGAAACTGCCGGACTGGCTCAGCCAGCGCAAGGCGTCGCCCGGGGCAACTCAGCCAAAGTAG
- a CDS encoding ATP-binding cassette domain-containing protein, with translation MAMPPAIRIEHLNHSFGRGALKKQILFDITTDIPAGEIVIVTGPSGSGKTTLLTLVGALRSTQDGSVQILGRELRGASSRVLEQVRRRIGFIFQQHNLVEALSAQQNVELGVRCSGRIGRAAMRQRARDMLDAVGLSERMDHKPEQMSGGQRQRVAIARALVGEPDMLLADEPTASLDKQSGREVVDRMQSLAREKGTTILLVTHDNRILDIADRIVHLEDGRLSTFTDAVIASNEHMMKTLAESRQKQPIAEVVADLDESGFRDMLDDITQESQRFLEATALARDMAFQSMLEQALFSFTAKAGQLLDAERASLFLVDRERDSLVLRVAEDLPEDGEVRIPIGSGIAGAVAASGETVRVDDAYADPRFSPDVDRQSGFHTRSILCLPVKDRSGEVFAVAQLLNRRDGQPFEDADAERFAEFLGSLGVILETLQNLGHLATAPQKPGKHPSR, from the coding sequence ATGGCAATGCCGCCGGCAATCCGGATCGAGCACCTCAATCATTCGTTTGGGCGAGGCGCGCTCAAGAAGCAGATCCTGTTCGATATCACCACCGATATTCCGGCCGGTGAAATCGTCATCGTGACCGGGCCTTCAGGTTCGGGCAAGACCACTTTGTTGACCCTGGTTGGTGCCCTGCGCTCGACCCAGGACGGTAGCGTGCAGATTCTCGGCCGGGAACTCCGGGGCGCTTCCAGCCGGGTGCTGGAACAGGTACGGCGCCGGATCGGATTCATCTTCCAGCAGCACAACCTGGTCGAAGCGCTGAGCGCACAGCAAAACGTCGAACTCGGCGTGCGCTGCAGCGGCCGGATCGGTCGCGCAGCCATGCGGCAGCGCGCACGCGACATGCTCGATGCAGTCGGCCTGAGCGAGCGCATGGACCACAAGCCCGAACAGATGTCGGGCGGGCAGCGCCAGCGAGTGGCCATCGCCCGGGCCCTGGTGGGCGAACCCGACATGCTGCTGGCCGACGAGCCCACCGCCTCGCTCGACAAGCAGTCGGGGCGGGAAGTGGTCGACCGGATGCAGTCCCTGGCACGGGAAAAGGGCACCACCATCCTCTTGGTAACCCACGACAACCGCATTCTCGACATCGCCGACCGCATCGTTCACCTGGAGGATGGTCGCCTTTCGACCTTCACCGACGCCGTCATCGCCAGCAACGAGCACATGATGAAGACCCTCGCGGAGAGCCGTCAGAAGCAGCCGATTGCCGAGGTCGTCGCCGACCTGGACGAGTCCGGCTTCAGGGATATGCTCGACGACATCACTCAGGAGTCCCAGCGCTTTCTCGAGGCCACCGCGCTGGCGCGCGACATGGCCTTCCAGAGCATGCTCGAGCAGGCGCTTTTCAGCTTCACGGCCAAGGCTGGCCAGCTGCTCGACGCCGAACGCGCCTCACTGTTTCTGGTCGACCGCGAGCGCGATTCGCTGGTCTTGCGTGTGGCCGAGGACCTGCCGGAAGATGGTGAGGTTCGCATCCCCATCGGCAGCGGCATCGCCGGTGCCGTCGCGGCCAGCGGCGAAACTGTCCGGGTCGATGACGCCTACGCCGATCCACGCTTCTCCCCGGATGTCGACCGGCAGTCCGGGTTTCACACGCGGTCCATCCTCTGCCTTCCGGTCAAGGACCGCAGTGGTGAAGTATTTGCCGTAGCACAGTTGCTCAACCGCCGCGATGGCCAACCGTTCGAAGATGCCGATGCCGAGCGTTTCGCGGAGTTTCTGGGTTCCCTCGGCGTCATTCTGGAGACCCTGCAGAATCTCGGACATCTGGCGACTGCTCCGCAGAAGCCGGGGAAGCATCCGTCACGCTGA
- the devC gene encoding ABC transporter permease DevC: MVFWPPRPPLGWLQLKHRPLRLVVAIAGITFAVLLIMMQLGFRSALFESAVRFHEQFNYDIALFSTDSVFIVRPQDFSIRRLYQALADEDVAEVMPVYIFPAVWKNPWNNDRRSINAVGFDPQHDVLDAPGFAEARAMLTAQDVVAFDAAARPEFGPVAEELQAGEPIVTEINDRRTEVVALFEMGTSFGIDGTVLTSDDNWLRLFPDRSRNRIHLGLIRLEPGADATGVRDRLEAYLPEDVLVLTKKQFVEREQEYWNSATPIGYIFAFGAIMGFIVGGIIVYQILFADVSEHLNEYATLRAIGFKNRFIYGIVLQQATILAVLGYIPGLAIVHWLYGVAGGATRLPLYITVDRAVTVFVMTLAMCAISALLAIRKIRRVDPAEVF; encoded by the coding sequence GTGGTGTTCTGGCCTCCAAGACCCCCGCTGGGCTGGCTGCAGCTCAAGCATCGTCCGCTTCGTCTGGTGGTGGCGATTGCCGGCATCACCTTCGCCGTGCTGCTGATCATGATGCAACTCGGATTTCGTTCGGCCCTGTTCGAAAGTGCCGTGCGCTTTCACGAGCAGTTCAACTACGACATCGCGCTGTTCAGCACCGACAGCGTGTTCATCGTCCGGCCCCAGGATTTTTCCATACGAAGGCTCTACCAGGCGCTGGCCGACGAGGACGTCGCCGAGGTCATGCCGGTCTATATCTTTCCGGCGGTCTGGAAGAACCCCTGGAACAACGACCGCCGCAGCATCAATGCGGTGGGGTTCGATCCGCAGCATGACGTGCTCGACGCACCCGGCTTCGCCGAAGCCCGGGCCATGCTCACGGCACAGGATGTCGTTGCCTTCGATGCTGCTGCGCGCCCCGAGTTCGGCCCGGTCGCGGAGGAGCTACAGGCCGGCGAGCCGATCGTGACCGAAATCAATGACCGAAGAACGGAAGTTGTCGCGCTGTTCGAGATGGGCACGTCGTTCGGAATCGACGGGACCGTGTTGACCAGTGACGACAACTGGCTGCGGCTGTTTCCGGACCGATCGCGCAACCGTATTCATCTCGGTCTCATCCGCCTTGAGCCAGGGGCTGATGCAACAGGTGTTCGCGATCGGCTCGAAGCCTATCTTCCCGAAGACGTTCTGGTCCTGACCAAGAAGCAATTCGTGGAGCGTGAACAGGAGTACTGGAACTCGGCTACGCCCATCGGCTACATCTTCGCCTTTGGCGCCATCATGGGCTTTATCGTCGGCGGCATCATCGTCTACCAGATTCTGTTTGCCGATGTGTCCGAGCATCTCAACGAATATGCCACGCTGCGCGCCATCGGCTTCAAGAATCGCTTTATTTACGGCATCGTGCTCCAGCAGGCCACGATCCTGGCCGTGCTCGGCTACATTCCCGGCCTTGCCATCGTGCACTGGCTCTACGGCGTGGCCGGTGGTGCCACCCGGCTGCCGCTCTACATCACCGTGGATCGCGCCGTCACCGTTTTCGTCATGACCCTGGCCATGTGCGCGATCTCGGCGCTGCTGGCGATCCGCAAGATTCGCCGGGTCGACCCGGCAGAGGTGTTTTGA
- a CDS encoding efflux RND transporter periplasmic adaptor subunit, translating into MNNADLCQFKLLGAMLVLALVSAATAVEAQSGGNDRAPDSVSALGRLEPEHGLIRVAAPAMLGLSGGVVIRDLRVEEGDDVVAGQVLAITDLADLMQAIADEAEAAVELARNRATAAQRRVDSTCALVDSKLEEARRRADWRESNVSSKEEFQAAQADALSIQADCAAAEAEAVASESEIGVAEAALKRAQANLSRTEIRAPSNGRIIEILARPGELVTARGALEMARVDRMYAIAEVYETDVRRVRTGQVATVTSPALETTLTGTVERVRQKVQKNGEIDTDPAAHKDARIVEVEVLLDDPQPAAGLTNLQVVVLIGS; encoded by the coding sequence ATGAACAATGCCGACTTATGTCAGTTCAAGCTACTCGGAGCCATGCTGGTGCTGGCACTGGTATCGGCCGCGACGGCCGTTGAGGCGCAATCTGGCGGCAATGACCGGGCTCCCGATTCGGTGTCGGCGCTGGGGCGCCTGGAGCCCGAACATGGCCTTATCCGGGTTGCCGCACCGGCCATGCTGGGCTTGAGCGGGGGCGTGGTCATCCGCGACCTGCGGGTCGAAGAAGGCGACGACGTGGTCGCCGGCCAGGTGCTGGCAATTACGGACCTGGCCGACCTCATGCAAGCGATTGCCGACGAGGCTGAAGCGGCGGTCGAGCTTGCCCGCAACCGGGCAACCGCCGCTCAACGGCGGGTCGACAGTACCTGCGCCCTGGTCGATTCCAAACTCGAGGAGGCCAGGCGACGGGCCGACTGGCGCGAGAGCAACGTGTCCTCCAAGGAGGAATTCCAGGCCGCGCAGGCCGATGCCCTTTCGATCCAGGCCGACTGCGCCGCGGCCGAGGCGGAGGCCGTGGCCAGCGAATCGGAGATCGGGGTGGCGGAAGCCGCACTCAAACGGGCACAAGCCAATCTCTCGCGCACCGAAATCCGCGCCCCGAGCAACGGCCGGATTATCGAGATCCTGGCACGACCCGGCGAACTGGTCACCGCACGGGGCGCGCTGGAGATGGCCCGGGTCGATCGCATGTACGCCATTGCCGAAGTTTATGAAACGGATGTCCGCCGCGTTCGCACAGGCCAGGTCGCGACCGTGACCAGTCCGGCGCTCGAGACGACACTCACCGGAACGGTCGAGCGCGTCCGCCAGAAGGTCCAGAAGAACGGCGAAATCGACACCGATCCGGCCGCACACAAGGACGCCCGCATCGTCGAAGTCGAAGTTCTGCTCGACGACCCCCAACCGGCAGCAGGTTTGACCAACCTGCAGGTCGTTGTGCTCATCGGCTCCTGA
- a CDS encoding response regulator, whose amino-acid sequence MPHVLLVEDNEMNQNMLSRRLRRQGYEVDVAADGEQAIAMVAERRPDIILMDIGLPGRDGHDITRELKASESSKSIPIIALTAHAMKSDRDKAMAAGCDDYDTKPVEMERLLTKMQAALSTVQLQS is encoded by the coding sequence ATGCCACATGTATTGCTCGTAGAAGACAACGAAATGAACCAGAACATGCTGTCGCGTCGTCTGCGGCGACAGGGCTACGAGGTCGATGTGGCGGCCGACGGTGAACAGGCCATTGCCATGGTGGCCGAACGGCGACCGGACATCATCCTGATGGATATCGGCCTGCCGGGGAGGGACGGGCACGACATCACCCGGGAGCTCAAGGCGAGCGAATCGAGTAAATCGATACCGATCATCGCCCTGACGGCGCACGCCATGAAGAGCGACCGGGACAAGGCCATGGCCGCCGGCTGCGACGACTACGACACCAAGCCGGTGGAAATGGAACGCCTGCTGACCAAGATGCAGGCGGCGCTGTCGACCGTGCAGCTTCAGTCGTGA
- a CDS encoding response regulator, with translation MNSSREFSNDKAAPSNRGRIHTIVRLPMIGRIYAMGSAAILIAITLPPERQDLMVSVLAVGFGYPPLVYLLARFSGFSRAIGYAAFSVDGALVGAAMALLGFAFVPSTVLFTMLVAAGLVMGGFGLLLRCVLPAVIVSALAWPYVDVNFDAHGQDLPLYLGGAIISIFLVYISYLAHHTSRQLIGAKRSLESRNDQVRYQATLMASMNRVARIVNSTLDLGKVVAAITHSLSDVIEFDQVGLLFIDRDNDCLTIDRYIGTQDEALGERLRALRLPLKETGSVFVLTALNNKPYFIEDTEANKLRMSPSDARVHALSPSKSLMTFPLSIHDQVIGVLVFANTKRHVKAGREEINVIGRHVEFIATAIRNARMYEQIKAAQREADAANETKSQFLANMSHELRTPMNAVIGYSEMLKEEAEDQGAEDFIPDLDRICRASKHLLRLINDVLDLSKVEADKIELYPERIDVDAFIEEVTNGVGPILEANGNTLHVETRGDMDEIVNDETRLRQVVLNLLSNAAKFTHDGTIRMNLSRYLDEGRWWLDIVINDNGIGMSPEQIEKVFDPFTQADASTTRKYGGTGLGLAITKRYCELMGGTILVESEEDRGSTFTVRIPANLDEPEPDATATQTVETDFLDGTNETGATILVIDDDATALDLMQRLLVREGYRVLTAEDGKSGLELARKRRPDVITLDALMPGMDGWTVLGELKADPELNGIPVVMISFVDEPNKGFALGASDYMTKPVERSHLLNILGRIGQPDDREVLVIEDDEDTRDLICRWLEQEGWKVRQAADGREGLAAFRALRPTVVVLDLMMPDIDGFEFLATLRSEFPDDRSRVIVVTAKELVPDDLKRLNGSVERIIHKVRAPDEQLLEEISRHLSVDRVPG, from the coding sequence ATGAATTCGAGCCGCGAGTTCTCGAACGACAAGGCGGCTCCGTCGAATCGCGGTCGGATTCACACCATTGTCCGACTGCCCATGATTGGCCGGATCTATGCCATGGGTTCGGCGGCCATTCTGATTGCAATCACCTTGCCGCCGGAGCGCCAGGATCTGATGGTGAGCGTTCTGGCAGTCGGCTTTGGCTATCCGCCGCTGGTTTACCTGCTGGCCCGCTTCAGCGGCTTCTCCAGGGCCATAGGATACGCCGCCTTTTCAGTCGATGGCGCGCTGGTCGGTGCCGCCATGGCCTTGCTCGGTTTCGCCTTCGTGCCGTCTACGGTGCTGTTCACCATGCTGGTGGCCGCCGGCCTGGTCATGGGCGGTTTCGGACTGTTGCTGCGATGCGTGTTGCCGGCCGTCATCGTCAGCGCACTGGCCTGGCCCTATGTCGACGTCAACTTCGATGCCCACGGGCAGGATCTACCGCTATACCTTGGCGGCGCGATCATCTCCATTTTCCTGGTCTACATTTCGTATCTGGCCCATCACACGAGCCGGCAACTGATCGGGGCGAAGCGTTCGCTTGAAAGCCGTAACGACCAGGTGCGCTACCAGGCCACCCTCATGGCCTCGATGAACCGGGTTGCCCGGATCGTCAATTCCACGCTGGACCTCGGCAAGGTCGTGGCAGCCATCACCCACAGCCTGTCCGACGTGATCGAATTCGATCAGGTGGGACTGCTGTTCATCGATCGCGACAACGATTGCCTGACCATAGACCGCTACATCGGCACGCAAGACGAGGCGTTGGGAGAGCGGTTGCGTGCGCTCCGGCTGCCACTCAAGGAAACGGGCAGCGTTTTTGTCCTGACCGCACTCAACAACAAGCCGTATTTCATCGAGGATACCGAAGCGAACAAACTCCGGATGTCGCCGTCCGACGCGCGGGTTCACGCCCTGTCGCCGAGCAAATCCCTGATGACCTTCCCCCTGTCGATTCACGACCAGGTCATTGGCGTACTGGTCTTTGCCAACACCAAGCGCCACGTCAAGGCCGGGAGGGAGGAGATCAACGTGATCGGGCGCCACGTCGAGTTCATCGCCACCGCGATCCGCAACGCCCGCATGTACGAACAGATCAAGGCGGCCCAGCGCGAGGCGGATGCAGCCAACGAAACCAAGAGCCAGTTCCTCGCCAACATGAGCCATGAGCTGCGCACGCCGATGAATGCGGTGATCGGCTATAGCGAGATGCTCAAGGAAGAGGCTGAAGATCAGGGCGCGGAAGACTTCATTCCCGATCTCGACCGGATCTGTCGGGCGAGCAAGCACCTCCTGCGACTGATCAACGATGTGCTGGATCTGTCCAAGGTGGAAGCCGACAAGATCGAACTCTATCCCGAGCGCATTGATGTCGATGCCTTCATTGAAGAAGTCACCAATGGTGTCGGTCCGATCCTGGAGGCGAACGGCAACACCCTCCACGTCGAAACCCGCGGCGACATGGATGAAATCGTCAACGACGAAACCCGCCTGCGGCAAGTCGTTCTCAACCTGCTCAGCAATGCCGCCAAGTTCACGCACGACGGCACGATTCGGATGAATCTTTCGCGCTACCTGGACGAAGGGCGCTGGTGGCTGGACATCGTGATTAACGACAACGGCATCGGGATGAGCCCCGAGCAGATCGAAAAGGTGTTCGATCCGTTTACCCAGGCCGATGCATCAACCACGCGAAAATATGGCGGCACCGGCCTCGGCCTGGCCATTACCAAGCGCTATTGCGAGTTGATGGGCGGCACCATCCTGGTCGAAAGCGAGGAAGACAGGGGCTCGACCTTCACGGTGCGCATTCCCGCCAATCTGGACGAGCCCGAGCCGGACGCGACGGCCACGCAGACCGTGGAAACCGACTTCCTGGATGGCACGAACGAAACCGGCGCCACCATCCTCGTCATCGACGACGACGCCACTGCGCTGGACCTGATGCAGCGGCTGCTGGTCCGCGAGGGCTACCGCGTTTTGACGGCCGAGGACGGCAAGTCCGGTCTCGAACTGGCCCGAAAGCGCCGGCCCGATGTCATCACGCTCGACGCCCTGATGCCGGGGATGGACGGCTGGACGGTTCTCGGTGAACTCAAGGCCGATCCAGAACTGAACGGTATCCCTGTGGTGATGATCAGCTTCGTGGATGAGCCCAACAAGGGTTTTGCGCTGGGCGCCTCCGACTACATGACCAAACCGGTCGAACGGAGCCACTTGCTCAACATACTGGGCCGAATCGGCCAGCCGGACGACCGGGAAGTCCTGGTTATCGAAGACGACGAGGACACGCGCGACCTGATCTGTCGCTGGCTCGAACAGGAGGGCTGGAAAGTGCGCCAGGCCGCCGACGGACGCGAAGGTCTGGCGGCGTTCAGGGCCCTGCGACCGACGGTGGTGGTGCTCGACCTGATGATGCCCGATATCGACGGCTTCGAGTTTCTCGCCACGCTACGCAGTGAGTTCCCCGACGATCGCAGCCGCGTGATCGTGGTAACAGCCAAGGAACTGGTACCAGACGATCTGAAGCGGCTCAATGGCAGCGTCGAGCGAATCATCCACAAGGTGCGGGCACCGGACGAGCAGTTGCTCGAGGAAATTTCACGGCACCTGTCGGTTGACAGGGTGCCGGGCTGA
- a CDS encoding adenylate/guanylate cyclase domain-containing protein, with the protein MNEHEQPASEGARILVVDDNEMNRDLLSRRLQKRGYRVSVVQDGRAALEWLEGNPCDLVLLDIMMPGISGIEVLNRLRETRDVSELPIIMATAKGDQSDIVDALKRGANDYVTKPLEFPVVLARVQTQLALKAANDQVRRLAEEVERRNAFIRSVFGRYLTDEVAETLLDSPEALSLGGERREMTIMLADLRSFSSFAAQHDPQEVMQIVNNFLSKMTEVIIAHGGTIDEFIGDAILALFGAPRPLENHASCAVACAVAMQQAMDEVNRLNADAGLPDVAIGIGINTGEVVVGNIGSEKRAKYGVVGHHVNMASRIEAYTTGGQILISERTRWDCGDLLRVKDDFRVRPKGFDHEITLYDVAGIDGAAVGSASAV; encoded by the coding sequence GTGAACGAACACGAACAGCCTGCGTCGGAGGGCGCCCGCATTCTCGTGGTCGATGACAACGAGATGAATCGCGACCTCCTGTCGCGGCGTCTGCAAAAGCGGGGTTACCGGGTCTCCGTGGTCCAAGACGGACGAGCGGCCCTGGAATGGCTTGAAGGCAATCCGTGTGACCTGGTGCTGCTCGATATCATGATGCCGGGGATCAGCGGCATCGAAGTATTGAACCGGCTCAGAGAAACCCGCGATGTCAGCGAGCTCCCGATCATCATGGCAACCGCCAAGGGGGATCAGTCGGACATCGTCGATGCCCTGAAGCGCGGGGCCAACGATTACGTGACCAAACCGCTGGAGTTTCCGGTCGTGCTTGCGCGCGTACAGACACAACTTGCGCTCAAGGCGGCCAACGACCAGGTGCGCAGACTTGCAGAAGAGGTGGAGCGACGCAACGCGTTCATCCGCAGCGTTTTCGGACGCTACCTGACCGACGAGGTGGCCGAAACCCTGCTCGATTCACCCGAGGCGCTCAGTCTGGGCGGGGAACGCAGGGAGATGACCATCATGCTGGCCGATCTCCGCAGTTTCAGCAGTTTTGCCGCCCAGCATGATCCGCAGGAAGTCATGCAGATCGTCAACAACTTCCTTTCGAAAATGACCGAGGTGATCATCGCCCACGGCGGCACGATCGATGAATTCATCGGTGACGCCATACTCGCCCTGTTCGGTGCGCCACGACCGCTTGAGAACCATGCCTCATGCGCCGTCGCCTGTGCGGTGGCCATGCAGCAGGCCATGGACGAGGTCAATCGCCTCAACGCTGATGCAGGGTTGCCGGACGTCGCCATCGGAATCGGTATCAATACCGGCGAGGTGGTCGTTGGCAACATCGGTTCGGAGAAGCGCGCCAAGTATGGCGTGGTCGGTCATCACGTGAACATGGCCAGCCGGATCGAAGCCTACACGACCGGTGGCCAGATCCTGATCTCCGAGCGGACCCGCTGGGACTGTGGTGACCTGCTGCGCGTTAAGGATGACTTCCGGGTTCGCCCGAAGGGCTTTGACCACGAGATCACACTTTACGATGTTGCCGGTATCGATGGCGCTGCGGTGGGCTCTGCTTCGGCCGTGTGA
- a CDS encoding SCP2 sterol-binding domain-containing protein: protein MNASALSHPLDRIARRLPPPRLVALPLRFCPPPIRRQAMTRALNQVFSEMLTAGDFDFLEGRSLAVEISDMDLRWVITAETQRLTTLADDEPADSSIRGRAVEFILLAARMEDPDTLFFQRRLEVSGDTTIGLTTRNLLDRLPFEELPLALRILLNRAGRFAWRVRAARNSPAETVPKD from the coding sequence ATGAACGCGTCTGCCTTGTCCCACCCGCTCGATCGGATCGCCCGCCGGCTGCCGCCGCCGCGGCTGGTCGCACTGCCGCTGAGATTCTGTCCGCCGCCGATCCGCCGCCAGGCCATGACCCGGGCTCTGAACCAGGTATTCAGCGAGATGCTCACTGCCGGTGATTTCGATTTCCTGGAAGGCCGCAGCCTCGCTGTCGAGATTAGCGACATGGACCTGCGCTGGGTCATCACCGCCGAGACGCAGCGCCTGACGACGCTGGCTGACGACGAGCCGGCCGACAGCAGCATCCGCGGCCGGGCGGTGGAATTCATCCTGCTGGCTGCCCGCATGGAAGATCCCGACACGCTGTTCTTCCAGCGTCGCCTGGAAGTCAGTGGCGATACCACCATCGGCTTGACCACACGCAACCTGCTCGATCGGCTCCCTTTCGAGGAACTGCCCCTGGCGCTGCGCATTCTGCTCAATCGTGCGGGTCGCTTCGCCTGGCGAGTACGGGCCGCCCGAAACTCACCCGCCGAGACCGTCCCGAAAGACTGA